Proteins found in one Tsukamurella paurometabola DSM 20162 genomic segment:
- a CDS encoding acetate--CoA ligase, giving the protein MGTYADEYHRSMSDPEGFWAQQARAIDWVTPPSVVLDETNAPLYRWFPGAELNTCVNAVDRHVAAGRGDQPAVIHDSAITGEVQSLTYAQLLERVSKFAGVLTGLGVGKGDRVVIYLPMITEAVVAMLACARIGAVHSVVFGGFAAPELAARLDDAQPTVIVTASCGLEGKKVLPYLPIVHAAIDAATAKPAAVVVLQRPQLTAELGPLDHDWAEAEAAARPAAPVAVAATDPLYVLYTSGTTGKPKGVVRDNGGHAVALAYSMGAIYDAHPGEVWWTASDVGWVVGHSYIVYAPLLIGATTVVYEGKPVGTPDAGAFWRVIDRHGVTNLFTAPTALRAIRKEDPDAAFVAASDISTLRTLFMAGERLDPDTYAWASAKLGVPVIDHWWQTETGWPIAANLRGVEPMPVKPGSATVPVPGYGVRIVDDAGRDVPAGTEGAVVISLPLPPGTLPTLWGADDRYVASYLSAFPGNYLTGDGGYLDDDGYLFVMGRTDDVINVAGHRLSTGALEAAIAGHPAVAECAVIGVADHLKGQLPRALVALKSGGDWDHDTVRAEIVQQVRETIGAVAALKEVAIVTALPKTRSGKILRRSLRAIAEGRDEAVPSTIENPDVLDDLRGVLRG; this is encoded by the coding sequence ATGGGTACCTACGCCGACGAGTACCACCGCAGCATGAGCGATCCAGAAGGGTTCTGGGCACAACAGGCCCGAGCGATCGACTGGGTCACGCCGCCGTCGGTCGTTCTCGACGAGACGAATGCGCCGCTCTATCGGTGGTTCCCGGGCGCCGAACTCAATACGTGTGTGAACGCGGTCGACCGGCACGTGGCAGCCGGACGTGGCGATCAGCCGGCGGTGATCCACGATTCGGCGATCACCGGTGAGGTGCAGTCCCTGACGTATGCGCAGCTGTTGGAACGGGTCTCGAAGTTCGCCGGCGTGCTCACCGGACTCGGCGTGGGCAAGGGCGACCGGGTGGTGATCTACCTGCCGATGATTACCGAGGCCGTAGTCGCGATGCTCGCGTGCGCGCGGATCGGGGCGGTGCACTCGGTGGTGTTCGGCGGCTTCGCTGCGCCGGAGCTGGCCGCCCGCCTCGATGATGCGCAGCCTACGGTGATCGTCACCGCGTCCTGCGGCCTGGAGGGCAAGAAGGTGCTGCCCTACTTGCCCATCGTGCACGCCGCGATCGACGCCGCCACCGCGAAACCCGCCGCGGTGGTCGTACTCCAGCGGCCACAGCTCACCGCCGAACTCGGCCCGCTGGACCACGACTGGGCGGAGGCCGAGGCCGCGGCCCGGCCGGCGGCACCGGTCGCCGTCGCGGCGACGGATCCGCTGTACGTGCTCTACACCTCCGGTACCACGGGCAAACCGAAGGGTGTGGTCCGGGACAACGGCGGACACGCTGTAGCGCTGGCCTATTCGATGGGGGCGATCTACGACGCCCATCCGGGTGAGGTGTGGTGGACGGCGTCCGATGTGGGCTGGGTGGTCGGCCACAGCTACATCGTGTACGCGCCGCTGCTGATCGGCGCCACCACCGTGGTCTACGAGGGCAAACCCGTCGGCACCCCCGATGCCGGAGCATTCTGGCGGGTGATCGACCGCCACGGAGTGACCAACCTGTTCACCGCCCCGACCGCGCTGCGGGCGATCCGCAAGGAGGACCCGGACGCCGCTTTCGTCGCCGCCTCCGACATCTCCACGCTCCGCACCCTGTTCATGGCGGGGGAGCGGCTCGACCCCGACACCTACGCATGGGCCTCGGCGAAACTCGGTGTGCCGGTGATCGACCACTGGTGGCAGACCGAGACCGGCTGGCCCATCGCCGCGAATCTCCGCGGCGTGGAACCGATGCCCGTCAAACCCGGGAGCGCCACCGTGCCCGTGCCGGGCTATGGGGTGCGGATCGTCGACGACGCCGGGCGTGACGTGCCAGCGGGAACCGAGGGGGCCGTGGTGATCTCGCTCCCGCTGCCGCCCGGCACGCTGCCCACGCTGTGGGGCGCCGACGATCGCTACGTCGCGTCGTACCTGTCCGCGTTCCCCGGCAACTACCTCACCGGCGACGGCGGCTATCTTGACGACGACGGCTACCTGTTCGTGATGGGCCGCACCGACGACGTGATCAACGTGGCCGGGCACCGCCTCTCGACCGGTGCACTGGAGGCGGCGATCGCCGGGCACCCCGCGGTCGCGGAGTGCGCCGTGATCGGCGTCGCGGATCACCTCAAGGGGCAGCTGCCGCGGGCCCTGGTCGCGCTCAAGTCCGGCGGCGACTGGGATCACGACACGGTGCGCGCCGAGATCGTGCAGCAGGTCCGCGAGACGATCGGTGCCGTCGCCGCGCTCAAGGAGGTCGCGATCGTCACCGCGCTACCCAAGACGCGGTCGGGAAAGATCCTGCGGCGCAGCTTGCGTGCCATCGCCGAGGGCCGAGACGAGGCCGTCCCGTCCACCATCGAGAACCCCGATGTGCTCGACGACCTGCGCGGGGTGCTGCGCGGCTGA
- a CDS encoding GTP pyrophosphokinase has translation MSSDPAPSDPFGLGFVPDAQMLATARRMRDELTRFLMEYQFAVDEVLTKVSILREEFVQLHRYNPIEHVTSRIKKPESIAKKVARRGIDPDLSVIREAITDIAGIRITCSFIADTYRILETITSQDDVRLIVVKDYIESPKPNGYKSLHAIIEIPVFLSTGPVHVPVELQIRTIAMDFWASLEHKIYYKYDRAVPARLVEELSAAAAVAEQLDKRMEQLHTQVHGAAHDETRDDAREAAETELAGNELLRRLLMLTRPQAD, from the coding sequence ATGAGTTCCGATCCCGCACCGTCCGACCCGTTCGGCCTCGGCTTCGTCCCCGACGCGCAGATGCTGGCCACCGCCCGCCGCATGCGCGACGAGCTGACCCGGTTCCTCATGGAGTACCAGTTCGCCGTCGACGAGGTGCTGACCAAGGTGTCGATCCTGCGCGAGGAGTTCGTGCAGCTGCACCGGTACAACCCGATCGAGCACGTCACTTCGCGGATCAAGAAGCCGGAGAGCATCGCGAAGAAGGTCGCCCGCCGCGGTATCGATCCCGATCTGTCGGTGATCCGTGAGGCGATCACCGATATCGCCGGAATCCGGATCACGTGCAGCTTCATCGCCGACACCTACCGCATCCTGGAGACCATCACCTCGCAGGACGATGTGCGGCTGATCGTGGTCAAGGACTACATCGAGAGCCCGAAGCCGAACGGGTACAAGAGTCTTCACGCGATCATCGAGATCCCGGTGTTCCTCTCCACCGGTCCCGTGCACGTGCCGGTGGAACTGCAGATCCGGACCATCGCGATGGACTTCTGGGCCAGCCTGGAGCACAAGATCTACTACAAGTACGACCGCGCGGTGCCGGCCCGGCTGGTGGAGGAGCTGTCCGCGGCGGCCGCCGTGGCCGAGCAGCTGGACAAGCGGATGGAGCAGTTGCACACGCAGGTGCACGGCGCCGCCCACGACGAGACCCGCGACGATGCGCGGGAGGCCGCGGAGACCGAGCTGGCGGGCAACGAACTGCTGCGCCGTCTGCTCATGCTCACCCGCCCGCAGGCCGACTGA
- the pknB gene encoding Stk1 family PASTA domain-containing Ser/Thr kinase: MNTPRDRLLGARIEGRYRIDAVIARGGMSTVYMGLDLRLDRPIAIKVMDPKYAEDAQFVSRFEFEARAVAKLKDPGLVAVYDQGVDGDLAFLVMELVTGGTLRELLNERGPMPPHAVAAVMEPVLTALGTAHRAGLVHRDVKPENVLISDGGEVKVADFGLVRAIAAASVTSSSVILGTAAYLSPEQVESGNADARSDVYSSGVLAYELLTGAVPFTGDTAISLAYQRLHNDVPAPSAAIAGVPPEFDEFVARATDRDPARRYTDGFAMAEALSAIADSLDLPPFTVPAPQSSAEQRAAAAMYDAQRNQPLIPAAADPTSALPAGAPVPPPTLAAAATPAPPAGTPVQYTRAETMHESLPAEVPPARPQWAGQPPATSRARSWVIVAVIAAVAILLAFGGWWFASGQYTTVPNVAGLDRPAAERAIKDAGLDVDLDGKYSNDITEDTVTALTPPSGSRVSRFGSVTVEYSRGRPTVPQFTSGASIESVEQQLREVGLIARRGPSQFSRDVPQGGVIGLSPTPGTRVGVGSTVTVVASAGNQPVNIPDVRGKTADEATSILRSAGLTVKETKQQFDASTELGRVFATDPSGQVNRGGSVTLLVSNALTVPDVTGKSASEAQSMLQRAGLVGELTGESGAAAVVTAVSPAAGARVDPANNRVTVTLASRVVVPSVTGMKVGEARSVLQDAGLQVKVNGIFASDGSQVIWQDPGGGTRVKAGSTVTVTAIP, translated from the coding sequence GTGAACACTCCCCGCGACCGGCTGCTCGGTGCCCGCATCGAGGGCCGCTACCGCATCGATGCGGTGATCGCGCGCGGCGGTATGTCCACCGTCTACATGGGGCTCGACCTGCGGCTCGACCGTCCGATTGCGATCAAGGTGATGGACCCGAAGTACGCCGAGGACGCACAGTTCGTCTCCCGCTTCGAGTTCGAGGCCCGCGCCGTGGCCAAGCTCAAGGATCCCGGTCTGGTGGCCGTGTACGACCAGGGCGTCGACGGTGACCTGGCCTTCCTGGTGATGGAGCTGGTGACCGGCGGCACCCTGCGGGAGTTGCTCAACGAGCGCGGCCCGATGCCGCCGCACGCGGTGGCCGCTGTGATGGAGCCCGTGCTCACCGCGCTCGGAACCGCGCACCGCGCCGGTCTGGTGCATCGCGATGTCAAACCCGAGAACGTGCTGATCTCCGACGGCGGCGAGGTCAAGGTCGCCGACTTCGGCCTGGTGCGGGCGATCGCAGCGGCCTCGGTCACCAGCTCGTCCGTCATTCTCGGCACCGCCGCCTATCTCTCCCCCGAGCAGGTCGAGTCCGGCAACGCCGACGCCCGCTCCGACGTGTATTCCAGCGGTGTGCTCGCCTACGAGCTGCTCACCGGCGCGGTCCCGTTCACCGGTGACACCGCGATCTCGCTCGCGTATCAGCGGCTGCACAATGACGTGCCCGCACCGAGCGCCGCCATCGCGGGCGTGCCGCCCGAGTTCGACGAGTTCGTCGCGCGAGCCACCGACCGCGATCCCGCACGCCGCTACACCGATGGTTTCGCCATGGCCGAGGCGCTGTCGGCGATCGCCGATTCGCTCGACCTGCCGCCGTTCACCGTGCCCGCGCCGCAGTCGAGCGCCGAACAGCGCGCCGCCGCCGCGATGTACGACGCCCAGCGCAACCAGCCGCTGATCCCGGCGGCCGCTGATCCCACCTCGGCGTTGCCCGCGGGCGCACCGGTCCCACCGCCGACCCTCGCGGCCGCGGCGACCCCGGCCCCACCGGCCGGCACACCGGTGCAGTACACGCGCGCCGAGACGATGCACGAATCGCTGCCGGCGGAGGTACCGCCGGCACGGCCGCAGTGGGCCGGACAGCCGCCCGCCACGAGCCGCGCACGGTCGTGGGTGATCGTGGCGGTCATCGCGGCGGTCGCGATCCTGCTCGCATTCGGCGGCTGGTGGTTCGCATCCGGCCAATACACGACGGTGCCGAACGTAGCCGGACTCGACCGTCCGGCGGCCGAGCGGGCGATCAAGGACGCCGGGCTCGACGTGGATCTGGACGGCAAATACAGCAACGACATCACCGAGGACACGGTGACCGCACTCACACCGCCGTCCGGTAGCCGGGTGAGCCGGTTCGGCAGCGTCACCGTCGAATATTCGCGAGGGCGGCCGACGGTGCCGCAGTTCACTTCCGGCGCCAGCATCGAATCGGTGGAGCAGCAGCTCCGCGAGGTCGGTCTCATCGCTCGGCGCGGCCCGTCGCAGTTCAGCCGGGATGTGCCACAGGGCGGCGTGATCGGTTTGAGTCCCACTCCGGGTACCCGCGTCGGCGTGGGTTCGACGGTGACCGTGGTGGCGTCCGCCGGCAATCAGCCGGTGAACATTCCCGATGTGCGGGGCAAGACGGCCGACGAGGCCACATCGATCCTGCGTTCGGCCGGACTGACGGTGAAGGAAACCAAGCAGCAGTTCGATGCGTCGACCGAGCTGGGCAGGGTTTTCGCCACCGATCCGTCGGGCCAGGTGAACAGGGGGGGCAGTGTGACGCTGCTGGTGTCCAATGCGCTCACCGTCCCCGATGTGACCGGCAAGTCGGCGTCCGAGGCGCAGAGCATGCTGCAGCGCGCGGGCCTGGTGGGCGAGCTCACGGGCGAGAGCGGCGCCGCCGCCGTTGTGACGGCCGTGAGCCCCGCGGCCGGTGCCCGGGTGGATCCGGCGAACAACCGGGTCACGGTGACCCTCGCATCCCGCGTGGTGGTGCCCTCGGTGACCGGGATGAAGGTGGGCGAGGCGCGGTCGGTGCTCCAGGATGCGGGACTGCAGGTGAAGGTGAACGGCATCTTCGCCTCCGACGGTTCGCAGGTGATCTGGCAGGACCCGGGCGGCGGTACCCGGGTCAAGGCGGGGTCCACGGTCACCGTCACGGCGATCCCGTAG